One part of the Chryseobacterium mulctrae genome encodes these proteins:
- a CDS encoding DDE-type integrase/transposase/recombinase has protein sequence MDLYSRFVVGWSLSNTMTSEWCRDTVETAIEKYGRPEIFNTDQGSQFTADLFTEFITNQRIALSMDGKGRALDNIFIERLWRSVKYENVYLYAYQDGRACYDGLKQYFQYYNTERRHQSLAYEVPAHVYDRTKKEAA, from the coding sequence ATCGATCTGTACAGCAGGTTTGTGGTAGGCTGGAGCCTGAGCAACACGATGACTTCGGAATGGTGCCGCGATACCGTGGAGACGGCCATTGAAAAATACGGAAGACCCGAAATCTTTAATACCGATCAGGGCAGTCAGTTTACGGCAGATCTCTTCACCGAATTTATCACCAACCAGAGAATAGCCCTAAGCATGGATGGTAAAGGACGGGCGTTGGATAATATTTTTATTGAAAGACTCTGGCGAAGTGTGAAATACGAGAATGTCTATCTGTATGCTTATCAGGATGGACGAGCGTGCTATGACGGCCTGAAACAGTATTTTCAATATTACAACACGGAGAGAAGACATCAGAGCCTTGCATACGAAGTGCCCGCGCATGTCTACGACCGTACAAAAAAGGAAGCAGCATAA
- a CDS encoding SOS response-associated peptidase family protein yields the protein MCYNFNSKGVDLKKAITDFDAEEADTSNFSIGLINAFAKQTKPTIPAIVNHNGIVLMPTYWGIKEIKKYPTSGLNLTSEKTYRDYKNIQKNGCLIPATSYYEGKKVILPTNKSGSQKHEMFWKDHTQFYIAGFYDFWSDGNIGFGLVTTEPNEVQAPIHDRMIITLDKKMGREFLNQKPIEEFQFPNFSPNLDFLNLEPEKTPQTLF from the coding sequence ATGTGCTATAATTTTAATTCCAAAGGTGTAGATCTTAAAAAGGCAATTACTGATTTTGATGCAGAAGAAGCTGATACTTCTAATTTCAGTATAGGATTAATCAATGCTTTTGCAAAACAGACGAAACCAACAATTCCGGCAATTGTTAATCATAACGGCATTGTCCTGATGCCTACATATTGGGGTATTAAAGAAATAAAAAAATATCCTACCTCTGGTTTAAATTTAACATCTGAAAAAACATATCGGGATTATAAAAATATTCAAAAGAATGGATGTTTAATTCCTGCAACTTCATATTATGAAGGAAAAAAGGTGATTTTACCGACAAATAAATCAGGTTCCCAAAAGCACGAAATGTTTTGGAAAGATCACACTCAATTTTATATTGCCGGATTTTATGATTTTTGGTCAGATGGTAATATTGGTTTTGGACTTGTAACGACAGAACCAAATGAAGTACAGGCGCCAATTCATGACAGAATGATCATTACGTTAGATAAAAAAATGGGAAGAGAATTTTTAAATCAAAAACCAATTGAAGAATTTCAATTTCCTAATTTCTCGCCAAATCTTGATTTTCTAAATTTAGAACCGGAGAAAACTCCACAAACACTTTTTTGA
- a CDS encoding Y-family DNA polymerase, giving the protein MFGLIDGNNFYASCERIFRPDLRDKPVIVLSNNDGCAIARSPEAKALGIKMGAPAFQIEDLIKKYNVAVFSANFVLYGDISNRIVNISRRYCRDIEVYSVDESFLDFHGYEYLNLKDHCNDLRNTVFNGLDIPCSIGLAPTKTLAKVANKIVKKHSNELGHTYVIDSQNKIEKALKWLPLEDVWGIGRRYADRFSRIGVKKAWDFTQLPEAYLQKEMGIYGLRMHKELRGIPQYELSEHKPKKGIGTSRTFDKRTDNLEVLKERVSTFAFKCSEKLRKQNSCCNFITIFITTDRFKLDLKQYSNSITIALPNPSSSAIELSAMALKGLEKIYLPFFQYKKAGVMLTEFVPDTERMTSLFDEDFHEKHKPIMTVIDRMNKRLGADKIKLGSMDVQKTWKMNQKNLSPRRTTDINQLLRVKAL; this is encoded by the coding sequence ATGTTCGGATTAATTGACGGAAATAATTTTTACGCAAGTTGCGAACGCATTTTCCGTCCCGATCTTCGGGACAAACCTGTTATTGTACTTTCCAATAATGATGGTTGTGCTATTGCCCGAAGTCCCGAAGCTAAAGCACTCGGTATTAAAATGGGAGCTCCTGCCTTTCAAATAGAAGATCTAATCAAAAAATATAACGTAGCAGTATTTTCAGCAAACTTTGTATTATACGGTGATATTTCCAATCGAATTGTCAATATCAGCCGTAGATACTGCCGAGATATAGAAGTCTACAGCGTGGACGAATCTTTTCTTGATTTTCATGGATATGAATATTTAAATCTAAAAGATCATTGCAACGACCTTAGAAATACTGTTTTTAATGGTTTGGATATTCCTTGTAGCATTGGACTTGCACCAACTAAAACTTTGGCTAAAGTTGCCAATAAGATAGTTAAAAAACACTCTAATGAGTTAGGACACACTTACGTTATTGATTCTCAAAATAAGATAGAAAAAGCTTTGAAATGGCTACCATTGGAGGACGTTTGGGGTATAGGAAGAAGATACGCAGACAGATTTTCAAGAATCGGAGTAAAAAAAGCTTGGGATTTTACTCAATTGCCAGAAGCTTATTTACAAAAGGAAATGGGAATTTATGGTTTGAGAATGCACAAGGAGTTGCGGGGAATCCCTCAATATGAACTTTCCGAACATAAGCCAAAAAAAGGCATCGGTACAAGCAGAACTTTTGACAAAAGAACCGATAATTTAGAAGTTCTGAAGGAACGAGTGTCAACATTCGCATTTAAATGCTCAGAAAAATTACGCAAACAGAATTCTTGTTGTAATTTCATTACTATTTTTATTACTACAGATCGTTTCAAGCTTGATTTAAAGCAGTACAGCAACTCAATTACAATAGCGTTACCAAATCCATCAAGTTCTGCAATTGAATTGTCTGCAATGGCATTAAAAGGATTGGAAAAAATTTACTTACCTTTTTTTCAATATAAAAAAGCTGGCGTGATGCTCACAGAATTTGTGCCGGACACCGAAAGAATGACAAGCTTATTTGATGAAGATTTTCACGAAAAGCACAAGCCTATAATGACAGTAATTGACCGAATGAACAAAAGATTAGGTGCTGATAAAATAAAATTAGGCTCTATGGACGTGCAAAAGACATGGAAAATGAATCAGAAAAATTTATCTCCAAGACGTACAACAGATATAAATCAACTTTTAAGAGTGAAGGCATTGTAA
- a CDS encoding LexA family protein, with product MKSPIQLLKFTDDDNIIIPVLPAKVKAGGYGSFESPALDFPEDTIDLLKLLIKDKETVFFAFVTGDSLNGIGIFDGDILIIQKGMLPKENDVIIVFLDGEFYVKKYRPSFKENSSNLESITLKSENPEYLDLFISSDSDFTYWGRSTWNLHRL from the coding sequence GTGAAAAGTCCAATTCAATTATTAAAATTTACGGATGATGATAATATTATTATCCCTGTTCTCCCTGCCAAAGTAAAAGCAGGTGGTTACGGAAGTTTTGAAAGTCCTGCACTTGATTTTCCTGAAGATACAATAGATCTTCTAAAGCTTCTAATAAAAGATAAAGAAACTGTTTTTTTTGCTTTTGTTACAGGCGATTCACTAAATGGAATAGGAATTTTTGACGGTGATATTTTAATAATTCAAAAAGGAATGTTACCGAAAGAAAACGATGTAATTATTGTTTTTTTAGATGGAGAATTTTACGTAAAAAAATACAGACCAAGTTTCAAAGAAAATTCATCCAATCTTGAGAGTATTACACTGAAATCTGAAAATCCTGAATATTTGGATTTATTTATTTCATCGGATTCAGATTTTACATATTGGGGTAGATCAACATGGAACCTACATAGATTATAA
- a CDS encoding thermonuclease family protein, with amino-acid sequence MHIKKYVIGDVPNAAADVISFDLNEVRFKIKDYLQPIKKAKALTTENFLQASRVISLLVDFFLLNKGIYLKTEKSKNKYFFQNFPNEAFGLSTVNEKYLSEEIIRAGLGWWYFRYSANKKLGDLENIARNKKVGLWKDSKMVAPWEFRKLKNYN; translated from the coding sequence ATGCATATTAAGAAATACGTTATTGGGGATGTTCCTAATGCAGCAGCAGATGTAATAAGTTTTGATTTGAACGAAGTTAGATTCAAAATCAAAGATTACCTACAACCTATTAAAAAGGCTAAAGCATTAACGACGGAGAATTTTTTGCAAGCTTCGAGGGTCATTTCTTTATTAGTAGATTTTTTTCTTTTAAACAAAGGAATTTATTTAAAGACCGAAAAAAGTAAGAATAAATATTTTTTTCAAAATTTCCCTAATGAAGCTTTTGGTTTATCTACAGTTAACGAAAAATATTTATCTGAAGAAATCATTAGGGCAGGTTTAGGATGGTGGTACTTTAGGTATTCAGCTAATAAAAAATTAGGTGATTTGGAAAATATTGCAAGAAATAAAAAGGTTGGATTATGGAAAGATTCTAAAATGGTTGCGCCGTGGGAGTTTAGAAAATTAAAAAATTATAATTAA
- a CDS encoding NUMOD4 domain-containing protein has product MKLPPELEDEYVKEVLYNYSLENLPDEQWKSIEGFENYEISNYGRVKSLSRLSHTTMGIEHWITEKIRKPHFTRQYNNYLKNYIYNVNCGLSSDGSKYTRSVARLVYYHFVERFDLEDRSFVISCKDDNVFNKHSSNLEKISAKEKRMTIFRKDRTRNVHVDYMKPVSQYTVEGDFIAHYESIYSVEEKLGIACESIMDVINKVILTSGKFRWFLQGNPPKKEEFQMVKISYNVNSLLNKYLWEKLGKPNIDAYNPPSCFNLSVKDLSGEYWVPVPIPGFESRYQLSNKGRIKRLSGWISRNKFIFLQEKILSQTLIINNDKTYSLSCKLNNEGKYIRVVMSKLLYCCFVEKFDLSDRNLMVVNKSNPQWDIDISKLSLHPANDVLKGNFRNSDKNVNISN; this is encoded by the coding sequence ATGAAACTGCCACCAGAACTTGAGGATGAATATGTAAAAGAAGTTCTCTACAACTATTCTTTAGAAAATCTTCCTGATGAACAATGGAAGTCTATTGAAGGATTTGAGAATTATGAAATATCCAATTATGGAAGGGTGAAGAGTCTTAGCCGTCTTTCTCATACAACAATGGGAATAGAACATTGGATAACCGAAAAAATCCGCAAGCCGCATTTTACCAGACAGTATAATAACTACCTTAAAAACTACATTTACAATGTTAACTGTGGACTTTCTTCAGATGGATCTAAGTACACCAGATCTGTTGCACGTTTGGTATACTATCATTTTGTCGAAAGATTTGACCTGGAGGATCGTTCATTTGTGATTTCATGTAAAGATGATAACGTTTTTAATAAACACAGCAGCAATCTGGAGAAAATTTCAGCAAAAGAAAAGCGTATGACTATTTTTCGCAAGGATAGAACAAGAAACGTACATGTTGATTACATGAAACCAGTCAGCCAGTATACAGTAGAAGGGGATTTTATTGCTCATTATGAAAGTATCTATTCTGTAGAAGAAAAACTGGGTATCGCTTGTGAAAGCATTATGGATGTAATAAATAAGGTCATTCTGACGTCCGGAAAATTTCGATGGTTTTTGCAGGGAAATCCTCCAAAAAAAGAGGAATTTCAAATGGTCAAAATATCATATAATGTGAATAGTTTACTCAATAAATATCTCTGGGAGAAACTTGGTAAGCCGAACATTGACGCATATAACCCACCATCGTGTTTTAATTTATCCGTAAAAGATCTTTCCGGAGAATACTGGGTGCCTGTTCCTATTCCAGGCTTCGAATCCCGTTATCAGTTGTCTAACAAAGGACGGATAAAACGATTAAGCGGTTGGATTTCAAGAAACAAGTTTATTTTTTTACAGGAAAAAATACTGTCCCAGACCTTGATCATCAATAATGATAAAACTTACTCTTTGTCGTGCAAATTAAATAATGAAGGGAAATATATTCGGGTAGTAATGAGTAAACTGCTCTATTGTTGTTTTGTAGAAAAATTTGATTTATCAGACAGGAACTTGATGGTTGTCAATAAAAGCAATCCTCAATGGGATATTGATATTTCAAAACTCTCACTGCATCCGGCTAATGATGTGCTAAAAGGAAATTTTAGAAATTCTGATAAGAATGTAAATATAAGTAACTGA
- a CDS encoding L-type lectin family protein, whose protein sequence is MIKKRIIFYKTLILLITLVFSFARAQFTITNPLKTRDANGLRIGDNAKLTAAAGIDPNGEGWLRLTEATGNQKGYMYVQQQFPTGLGVIADFEYLAWRNVDDLTYAGADGFSVFLFDASVTDQNFKLGGYGGSLGYATYSSPANTTGLSGGYIGIGLDEYGNYSRAAEQRNGGTTGLNPNSIVLRGPTNATFTNSNVYLTRLDLGDRSGTEGDIRKRDEIDFNTTTPTRPSPGTFYRRVQISVTKPGNDYVINIKWRKQNQTTFTDLLTYNMNSTTYPIPANLKLGFAASTGGGFNFHEIRNILLTTPGNLRVDSRSDLAFSCNSKKNTITFKVEVTNDTGAALSNIGVTSKVQDALNNAVPISLFKITGISTIGFTASTIPTSSPTSNNISGTVSIPSKSSGILTITGEYTKGFKANSSFKLVSTVDPGQIQDDDLTNNTATTTIDVRKCNVPTNPSLPSRY, encoded by the coding sequence ATGATAAAAAAAAGAATAATTTTTTATAAAACACTTATTTTATTAATAACATTGGTTTTTTCTTTTGCTAGAGCACAATTTACGATCACCAATCCTCTTAAAACTCGAGATGCCAATGGTCTTCGTATCGGAGATAATGCCAAACTAACAGCAGCAGCCGGAATCGATCCTAATGGAGAGGGATGGCTTCGTCTAACCGAGGCTACCGGTAATCAGAAAGGGTATATGTATGTGCAACAGCAATTTCCTACAGGTTTAGGTGTCATTGCCGATTTTGAATATTTGGCATGGAGAAATGTTGATGATTTAACTTATGCTGGTGCAGATGGATTTTCTGTATTTCTGTTTGATGCATCAGTAACTGATCAAAATTTTAAGTTAGGTGGATATGGAGGATCATTAGGATATGCAACATACAGTAGTCCGGCAAACACTACAGGACTTTCAGGAGGTTATATTGGAATTGGTCTTGATGAATATGGCAACTATTCAAGAGCTGCTGAACAAAGGAATGGTGGAACTACCGGACTAAACCCAAACTCAATTGTACTAAGGGGACCTACCAATGCCACATTTACAAATTCTAATGTATATTTAACACGTCTAGATCTTGGTGATCGGTCAGGTACGGAAGGTGATATCAGAAAACGTGATGAAATTGATTTTAATACAACTACTCCTACACGACCTTCACCAGGTACATTCTATCGAAGAGTACAGATCAGTGTTACGAAACCAGGTAATGATTATGTTATCAATATAAAATGGAGGAAGCAAAATCAAACAACCTTCACAGATTTGCTAACGTACAATATGAATTCGACGACATATCCAATTCCTGCAAATCTAAAACTTGGCTTTGCAGCTTCAACAGGTGGAGGATTTAATTTTCATGAAATTAGAAATATTTTGTTAACGACACCAGGTAACTTGCGAGTTGACAGCAGATCAGATCTGGCATTTAGTTGTAATTCAAAGAAAAATACAATAACATTCAAAGTGGAAGTTACTAATGATACAGGGGCTGCTCTAAGTAATATTGGTGTAACTTCCAAAGTACAGGATGCTCTTAATAATGCTGTTCCAATTTCACTTTTTAAAATTACCGGAATTTCTACTATCGGATTTACTGCATCCACAATTCCGACATCCAGTCCAACATCCAATAATATAAGTGGAACTGTAAGTATACCTTCAAAATCTTCTGGTATACTGACTATCACAGGTGAATATACTAAAGGATTTAAGGCTAATTCTTCATTCAAACTTGTTTCTACTGTTGATCCGGGACAAATTCAAGATGATGATTTAACAAATAATACAGCAACTACCACAATTGATGTGCGTAAATGCAACGTGCCTACCAACCCAAGTTTGCCATCACGTTATTAA
- a CDS encoding tyrosine-type recombinase/integrase encodes MLGRSQSTFNNYSRHVAAVALHFGKIPTELDPEQIHDYLFYLQKKSKSPSQSYFKHTVYRLRFLLKSEGLSYDYLSLPEIKKEKKLPVVLSKQEVWQMLSCCKLLKHKILIGLLYGCGLRCLEVRNLRLCDLDFYRKQLKVVQGKGKKDRYLPLSEHLIRGLKKYIEAEKPEDFLFGEPRANRAGGEFDSRYSQRGVQWAVKQASKTAKILKEVSVHTLRHSFATHLLEDGMNIVSIKNLLGHENIETTLVYLQIAQLSTQKLFSPLDTLFEECRAK; translated from the coding sequence GTGCTGGGAAGAAGCCAAAGTACGTTCAATAATTACTCCCGACACGTGGCTGCGGTGGCGCTACATTTCGGGAAAATCCCGACAGAATTGGATCCTGAGCAGATCCACGATTACCTTTTTTACCTTCAGAAAAAATCAAAATCACCCTCGCAATCGTATTTTAAACACACGGTTTACAGACTTCGTTTTCTGTTGAAATCGGAAGGTTTGAGCTACGATTATCTAAGTTTACCTGAAATTAAAAAAGAGAAAAAACTGCCTGTAGTGCTCAGTAAACAGGAGGTTTGGCAAATGTTGTCCTGCTGTAAACTTTTAAAACATAAAATCTTAATCGGATTGCTTTACGGTTGCGGTTTGCGCTGTCTGGAAGTCAGAAATCTCCGTTTATGCGATTTGGATTTTTACCGAAAACAGCTGAAAGTGGTTCAGGGAAAAGGCAAAAAAGACCGCTATTTGCCTTTGTCGGAACATTTGATTCGGGGTTTGAAAAAATATATTGAAGCGGAAAAACCGGAAGATTTTCTCTTTGGAGAACCTCGAGCAAATCGTGCAGGTGGAGAATTCGATTCAAGATATTCGCAACGTGGCGTACAATGGGCGGTGAAACAGGCTTCAAAAACGGCAAAAATATTGAAAGAAGTGAGTGTTCATACGCTTCGGCACAGTTTTGCGACGCATCTTTTGGAGGATGGGATGAACATTGTGAGCATCAAAAATCTCCTCGGCCACGAAAACATCGAAACGACCCTCGTTTACCTTCAAATCGCCCAACTTTCTACCCAAAAACTCTTCTCTCCACTGGATACTTTGTTTGAGGAATGCAGAGCGAAGTAG
- a CDS encoding IS91 family transposase, with product MQSEVVGFEFVKSQNSSFKFNENQRLEISKIQSAQPESQPRYEVADVLNILGSKLENLGLNSWQLRTLFALKKCRTSALGGHIDACDECGNISISYNSCRNRHCPKCQGKNREKWIENRETELLPVPYFHVVFTVPEVLNKTALHAPKMLYDILFESAWETLQTFGENRGLKMGMIAVLHTWGQNLSLHPHLHCIVPGGGVDENGVWKNIRSDGNFLFPVKALSKVFRAKFCEKLKVRLSLKCNKNQTENDENQFENRKNEAETYEKLRQKLWEKPWVVFAKKPFGSPKSVVEYLGRYTHKIAISNQRIRKVDAENVTLEYKDYRQKGIKKQMVLSHEEFIRRFAMHILPKRFVKIRHYGFFSSTWKRMNLKNLQQNLGIGPKGKLPPKAFQVKCSCCKVGSLVTIATFDLRGPPSWFLEMSQNYETPKI from the coding sequence ATGCAGAGCGAAGTAGTTGGTTTTGAATTTGTTAAAAGCCAAAATTCAAGCTTTAAATTTAATGAAAATCAACGTTTAGAAATCTCAAAAATACAGTCTGCTCAACCTGAATCTCAACCTCGATACGAAGTCGCAGATGTGTTGAATATTTTAGGTTCAAAACTAGAAAATTTAGGATTAAATTCCTGGCAATTAAGAACTTTATTTGCGTTAAAAAAGTGCCGTACATCGGCTTTGGGCGGTCATATTGACGCTTGTGACGAATGCGGAAATATCAGCATCAGCTACAACTCCTGCCGAAACCGGCACTGCCCGAAATGTCAGGGCAAAAACCGCGAAAAATGGATTGAAAACCGGGAAACCGAACTGCTTCCAGTGCCTTATTTTCACGTGGTTTTTACCGTTCCGGAAGTGCTGAACAAAACCGCACTTCATGCTCCGAAAATGTTGTATGATATTTTATTTGAATCGGCTTGGGAAACGCTGCAAACCTTTGGTGAAAATCGAGGTTTAAAAATGGGAATGATCGCTGTTTTGCATACTTGGGGACAGAATCTGAGTCTGCATCCGCATTTGCACTGCATCGTTCCGGGTGGCGGCGTGGATGAAAACGGAGTTTGGAAAAACATCAGAAGCGACGGTAATTTTTTGTTTCCTGTAAAGGCTTTGAGCAAAGTTTTCAGGGCTAAATTTTGTGAGAAACTGAAGGTTCGGTTATCATTAAAATGTAATAAAAATCAGACGGAAAATGATGAAAATCAATTTGAAAACCGAAAAAATGAAGCAGAAACTTATGAAAAACTCAGACAAAAACTTTGGGAAAAACCTTGGGTAGTTTTCGCTAAAAAACCCTTTGGCAGCCCGAAATCTGTGGTGGAATATTTGGGAAGATATACGCACAAAATCGCGATCAGCAACCAGAGAATCAGGAAAGTTGATGCTGAAAATGTAACGTTGGAGTACAAAGATTACCGCCAAAAAGGCATCAAAAAGCAGATGGTTTTGAGCCATGAGGAGTTTATCCGCCGTTTTGCGATGCATATTTTGCCGAAAAGATTTGTGAAAATCCGCCATTATGGTTTTTTCAGCAGCACGTGGAAACGAATGAACCTAAAAAATCTGCAACAGAATTTAGGCATTGGGCCCAAAGGAAAACTTCCACCCAAAGCTTTTCAGGTGAAATGTAGTTGCTGCAAAGTTGGGAGTTTGGTAACGATTGCCACGTTCGATTTACGCGGTCCGCCAAGTTGGTTTTTGGAGATGAGCCAAAACTATGAAACGCCTAAAATCTAG
- a CDS encoding DUF417 family protein: MKSLAFFLASQQSNFINLIRISIFVVMAWIGGLKAFHYEAEGIVPFVTNSPLMSFFYNNSDKTALNEKGESVAEYTLHKNPEGKIVQKNIDWHQENGTYLFAYGLGTVIWIIGLFVLLGIWFPKIGMIGGLLTFGMSLVTLSFLITTPEVYVPNLGGDFPTPQFGFPYLSGAGRLVIKDIIMLAGGLIIASDSARKLTKNYS; encoded by the coding sequence ATGAAAAGTTTAGCATTTTTTTTAGCGTCACAACAATCCAATTTTATCAATTTAATTCGTATTTCCATCTTTGTTGTAATGGCTTGGATCGGAGGATTAAAAGCGTTTCATTATGAAGCAGAAGGGATTGTTCCGTTTGTTACCAATAGTCCATTGATGAGTTTTTTCTACAACAATTCGGACAAAACTGCATTAAATGAAAAAGGAGAAAGCGTTGCTGAATATACTTTACATAAAAATCCTGAAGGAAAAATCGTTCAGAAAAATATAGATTGGCATCAAGAAAATGGAACCTATTTATTTGCTTATGGTTTAGGTACAGTAATTTGGATCATTGGTTTATTTGTATTATTAGGCATTTGGTTTCCTAAAATCGGTATGATTGGAGGTCTTTTAACCTTTGGGATGTCCTTAGTTACATTATCCTTCCTTATCACCACTCCAGAAGTTTATGTTCCCAATTTAGGAGGAGATTTTCCTACGCCACAATTTGGTTTCCCTTATCTTTCTGGAGCAGGCAGACTAGTCATAAAAGATATTATTATGTTGGCCGGAGGATTAATTATTGCATCTGATAGTGCAAGAAAGTTAACAAAAAACTACAGCTAA
- a CDS encoding helix-turn-helix domain-containing protein — MDNEIQNETVSPFTDSIVKSYLQLILSISSKEKSKYLVNLKPNELPNKDLVYFQDLVEKHYKTERSMAFYASEFSLSTDAFSKKIKKQFSKSPSQLVNERVILEAKKLLHLTYKSIKEIAQELNFEDEFYFSRYFKKNVGISPSSYRKNVGISIVAK; from the coding sequence ATGGATAATGAGATTCAAAATGAAACAGTAAGCCCATTTACGGATTCGATTGTTAAATCCTATTTGCAATTAATCTTGTCCATATCTAGTAAAGAAAAATCTAAATATCTAGTTAATTTAAAGCCAAATGAATTGCCGAATAAAGACTTAGTTTATTTTCAAGATTTGGTAGAAAAGCATTACAAAACTGAAAGGAGTATGGCATTTTATGCGTCTGAATTTTCGTTATCAACTGATGCTTTCAGCAAAAAAATAAAGAAACAGTTTTCAAAATCACCTTCACAATTGGTTAATGAACGTGTAATTCTAGAAGCTAAAAAATTACTTCATCTCACTTATAAATCAATTAAAGAAATTGCGCAAGAATTGAATTTTGAGGATGAGTTTTATTTCAGTCGCTATTTTAAAAAGAATGTTGGCATCTCTCCTAGTTCATACAGAAAAAATGTAGGCATTTCCATCGTGGCAAAATAG
- a CDS encoding transposase: protein MQHIIGVARNQMIFTSLEQNIQDDSPVLFIDAFVENIDLQALGFELQTLKTEGRPSYSTKIFLKIYLYGYLNGLRSSRKLEKECTRNMELQWLLYGLIPNYHSISDFRKDNPSGLKKLFKVFVSFLKDVDLIACETIAIDGTKSRAHNSKKANFNQKKIEKHLAYIEEKSQEYLDQLAENDVQENSEKINNIQQKIERLKTNRIRYELLEEKLKVSGEPQISMTDEDSRALLVQGQVVEVSYNIQAAVDDKHKLVVATHTINRNDRNALAAIAIEAKENLGIETFTALVDKGYH from the coding sequence ATGCAGCATATTATTGGGGTCGCCCGCAATCAGATGATTTTTACGAGTTTAGAACAGAATATTCAGGATGATAGTCCGGTTCTTTTTATCGATGCTTTTGTAGAGAATATCGATTTACAAGCTTTGGGTTTCGAGCTTCAAACTTTGAAAACAGAAGGACGACCGAGTTACAGCACCAAAATATTTCTCAAAATCTATCTGTACGGCTACCTCAATGGCCTTCGCAGCTCGAGGAAACTGGAAAAAGAGTGTACTCGCAATATGGAACTGCAGTGGCTTTTGTACGGATTGATTCCGAATTATCACAGCATTTCAGACTTTAGAAAAGATAATCCTTCGGGCTTAAAAAAGCTGTTTAAGGTGTTTGTTTCATTCCTGAAAGATGTGGATCTGATTGCCTGCGAAACCATCGCCATAGATGGTACCAAAAGCAGAGCTCACAACAGCAAGAAAGCCAATTTTAATCAAAAGAAAATTGAGAAACATCTGGCGTATATTGAGGAGAAGTCACAAGAATATTTAGACCAGTTGGCCGAAAATGATGTACAAGAAAACAGCGAAAAAATTAACAATATTCAGCAGAAAATAGAACGTTTGAAAACCAACCGCATCAGGTACGAACTTCTGGAAGAAAAACTGAAAGTGAGCGGTGAGCCTCAAATCAGCATGACGGATGAAGATTCCAGGGCACTTTTGGTTCAGGGGCAGGTGGTGGAAGTGAGTTACAATATTCAGGCAGCGGTAGATGACAAACACAAACTTGTTGTGGCCACCCACACCATTAATCGCAATGACAGAAATGCTTTGGCAGCAATCGCAATAGAAGCGAAAGAAAATTTAGGAATAGAAACCTTCACCGCTTTGGTCGACAAAGGATATCATTAA
- a CDS encoding TetR/AcrR family transcriptional regulator has translation MRKIVQGPIRDKGKTKQRLLDAVGKILKTKGYSGLMVSKIAAVAGYDKKLIYEYFGSTDKLIDEYLKSKDYWNTADEETANVDMKVHGNELLKLALLSQYNDLRKNKELQKLILWQLSENRTEIKKLFEQKEKSREALFLKSHQKSEEYRAIIAVLEAGIYHLSLCASTNGSHFCGIDTKSDDGRKKIEKAIINILDFAEEKL, from the coding sequence ATGAGAAAAATTGTTCAGGGACCAATTAGGGATAAGGGAAAGACGAAACAAAGGCTATTAGATGCAGTCGGAAAAATTTTGAAAACAAAAGGGTATTCAGGATTGATGGTTAGTAAAATCGCAGCAGTTGCCGGTTATGACAAAAAACTTATTTATGAATATTTTGGAAGTACGGATAAACTTATTGATGAATACCTTAAATCAAAAGATTACTGGAATACTGCTGATGAAGAAACAGCCAATGTAGATATGAAAGTTCATGGAAATGAGTTGCTAAAATTGGCTTTACTTAGTCAATACAACGATTTAAGAAAAAATAAGGAACTTCAAAAACTTATTCTCTGGCAACTATCAGAAAATCGAACAGAAATAAAAAAGCTTTTTGAACAGAAAGAAAAATCCAGAGAAGCTTTATTTTTAAAATCACATCAAAAATCTGAAGAATACAGAGCGATTATCGCTGTATTAGAAGCGGGAATTTACCATCTTAGTTTATGTGCATCTACAAATGGAAGTCATTTCTGCGGAATAGATACAAAATCTGATGATGGAAGAAAAAAAATTGAAAAAGCAATTATAAATATTTTAGATTTTGCAGAAGAGAAGTTATGA